In Papaver somniferum cultivar HN1 chromosome 1, ASM357369v1, whole genome shotgun sequence, a genomic segment contains:
- the LOC113273574 gene encoding hsp70 nucleotide exchange factor FES1-like — translation MDSDLHTIGGLVPLLEPLKNSTAGIRAKAAEFITTIVQNNPRSQQRIEPLLANLTSDPNVTARNKVLGAISSLIRHNKRGVAAFRQANGYGALRDALGSDNVRFQR, via the exons ATGGATTCAG ATTTGCATACAATTGGTGGTTTAGTCCCCCTTCTTGAACCCTTGAAGAACTCAACTGCAGGCATCCGAGCAAAGGCTGCCGAGTTTATAACTACCATAGTTCAAAACAATCCTAGGAGTCAGCAACGTATAGAACCTCTGCTGGCTAATCTCACCTCAGATCCAAATGTTACTGCTCGAAACAAAGTTCTTGGTGCAATATCGT CTTTGATTCGGCACAACAAGCGTGGAGTTGCTGCATTCAGGCAGGCAAATGGTTATGGAGCATTGAGGGATGCACTGGGTTCAGACAATGTTAGGTTTCAAAGGTAA
- the LOC113273565 gene encoding bidirectional sugar transporter SWEET7b-like: MNFTSYIIYPVMLVGNLFSLRSHVASAPQFYEIIKKRTVKDFSLNPYLTSIFSCGIRFLYSLPFLPYSILAFSIVALVMQSMYIMVYLLYADKEERRYVLDALAVETAVYSVLVGSFTFFFGRATMHKGLVVPIHSTIVNISMQNVMPLDDMMSNIKTMSVEKLPVYLLLANFVNSGIWFALLGFNHFMVVTSGLASVLALIQLILHKMYYNSKLARNVDGSLADGNTLQVDIKDRKQQGKSRSRTRIDS; encoded by the coding sequence ATGAATTTCACAAGTTATATTATCTATCCAGTCATGCTCGTCGGAAACCTCTTTTCCTTACGGTCCCATGTTGCTTCTGCACCACAGTTTTACGAGATTATCAAGAAACGAACAGTCAAGGATTTTTCTCTGAACCCTTATTTAACTTCCATTTTCAGTTGTGGAATCCGTTTTCTCTACAGTTTACCATTCCTTCCATACAGTATACTGGCATTCAGTATAGTAGCTCTTGTCATGCAATCCATGTACATAATGGTATATCTACTATATGCCGACAAGGAAGAAAGACGTTACGTGTTAGACGCGTTAGCGGTTGAAACCGCTGTCTATTCGGTCTTAGTAGGTAGTTTCACTTTTTTCTTTGGACGCGCTACAATGCATAAAGGCTTAGTGGTGCCAATTCATAGTACTATCGTCAACATAAGCATGCAGAATGTTATGCCACTCGACGACATGATGTCGAATATTAAGAcaatgagtgttgagaaattgcCAGTTTATCTCTTACTTGCAAATTTTGTCAACTCCGGAATTTGGTTTGCGCTGCTCGGATTTAATCACTTCATGGTGGTAACTAGTGGCTTGGCTTCTGTTCTTGCTCTAATCCAATTGATACTGCACAAGATGTACTATAACTCCAAGTTAGCCAGGAACGTGGATGGAAGTCTTGCGGATGGGAACACACTACAAGTCGACATCAAAGATCGAAAACAACAAGGAAAATCTCGATCAAGGACAAGAATTGACagctag